The DNA sequence cTTAATACATTTATCATCACCAATGAACACATACTTCTGTTTAACCAACTTTGATGCAGATATCAAGTTTCTCTTCATGGTAGGGACATATAAGACATTATCTAATTCCATTATAAAACCTGTGTCTAGTTTTAGTCTAACTTTCCTAACAACTTCTACGTTTACCCTTGTCATTTCTCCAACATAAACATCGAAGCACTTagtttccttttgctttttgaAACCATGTAATGAGTTTGTAATGTGCATTGATGAACCTGTGTCCAACCACCATGAATTAATAGGAACTTCAATGAGATTTGACTCTTCACATACATAcacatcagattttcctttagcCCTCAACCAGTTCTTAAAAATCTCATAATCTTTTCTATAGTGGCTCTTAGTCTTACAGTGATGACATCTAACCTTTTCTATATTCTTAGGCTTCACATTAAGACTATTAAACTTAGAGGAATTGGAACTCTTAGTAGGCACAATAGTTTTATCAACAATCTTGGTTTTGGGGAACTTACCAGAATTGGAGTTCCTAGCCTTAGTAGCTTGTACATAATTGACAGATTTAACTTCTTTGGACctttcttgattttgttgacTTTCTTCTTGTACACATTGAGCTATAAGTTCATCCACAGACCAAGACTTGTCCTGAGTGTTGTATGAGACCTTTAGTTGACTAAATTTATGTGGCAAAGCTTGCAGAATCATAAACATCAATTGCTTTTCACATATTTTGACATCCAATTCCAAGGAATTGAGTTTCTCAGCAACATCAGTCAGTTTCATAATATGATCCCTAATAGAGATTCCTTATTCAAACTTATAACTAGTGAGTAAGGTCATGTGCTGAGCAATCTCAGCCTTTTGAGATACCTTGAATTTTCCTTCAATAGCCTTGATATAGTCAGATGCAAGATCACACTTCTTGATGCCCCCACGCACGGTGTCGGTCATTCCACTATCCAATATTGAAAGAGCAACCTTATTTGCCCTAACATACCTCTCAAAATCAGCCTTTTTAGCCTTTGTACTTTTGTCCGTGAGAGGGGCTGGTTGAGGTGTATCAAGTGTAATATCTTGCTCATTTAGTGTCAATAACAATCTTATCTCCTTCCTCCACTTCTGATAGTTGCTACCAGCAGTGAGTATTGGCACAGATGCCAAATTAATCGACTTAAGTGAAATTGCAGAATACAATGATGAAATTAACACTTTGAATCTAAATGAGATTCCTGATTTCCATCCTACTTCACTCAAATCATACACAATGAACCAatttaatcatatatatatagcctTACAATCATAGCGAAGAAGACATATTTAGAATAAACAATTCATCATGAGTATAATACACAGATTCATGTTCAAAAAATGTCCAAAATTCACATCACACGTATCTGCATATTCAATCTCTCTTATTACACATAATCTATTAATGCAATTTATGAATGGCAGCGGAAACATTAATTAGTTTGAAAGATGTCAAGTGAGATTCCAGAGTGCAACAATGATCTAAATCTTTTAGAATTCGATTTACTCTGTATTATCTCCTTAAGGTTATATAACTAAAACACTGCATGCATGTAGTTGATACGTAAACACAATGAAACCCTAACATGATGTAGCTCATGCAGCTGCCATGAAGATAGTTTGCACCGAGAAGAAAACACCTGGTCTTCTATGAATTCCTAACTTCAACACTATGTTCAATGGGAAGCCTTTCTTGTGTGTTTTAGGGTTCATAAGGACCATTATTTATATTGGTCAAAAGACTTAAAGTTCCTTCCATAAAGGAAACACTAAATCTACTTTCTTGACCTCCAAGTAATATATCATAATCATGATCGTATAAGGATTACATCAATCCTATTTCCTATATAAGACTCACAATATAGGATTGACATCTTTGGGTAACCAAATCACAATATATATTATTCTCTAATgatacattcctattacatgtagtagaccaTATTAAGGTTGATTTATGCCGAACAAgtccaacattctcccacttgatcTACAAAATGTAATGTTCATGTTTTGTCTTAGATTAGAGACCAATATAGTCTTAATGGCCATGTAAAGTGATTATATCCCATCCTTATCCAAGTTTCTGTCAAATAAATCATACAACATGGAACTAACAAGGTTGTAAAGTTATCGTAACTCAGAACCTTCATAATCACACATGTTGAATGTCTTATCTACATGAAACACCATCTAATTATGATCGAGAGATGAACTCTTAACTGTAATTTTGTCTTCCTTATATCATCTCAGATCCTCTTTATTGTAATCCCGCGATTACACTTTATGCTTTGAATAAGCCTGCATACTTGTTGGCAAGTGTGTGTCACTCAATGAGTGATTCACAACCTTCCTGCAACTTAAAACATATACGGTAATAACAAAAATGCAGACAAGATTTTCCTAGATGCATGCATGTATTTTGCTTTATGTGAACACTTAATCAGAAAACATACTTCATGAATTCAAAACCTTTTAAGTAACAAACTACAATCCATAAAACCCTTGTGAAAATAATTCACTTACTCATTGAAAAATTTGCCAACAACATCTACTCCCACTAACTCAGCATATTAACACTTACGACCAAACCCATATTCTTTACATGCTTCTTAAAAGCTGCAACTGGCAGCACTTTATTCAAGGGATCTGTAAGCATTGATGTAGTGTCAATTTAACTGACCTTGACGAAACCTTGTTTGATCTTTTCTCTAATAAGTCTATACTTGATATGCATGTGCTTGGTCCCTGAAGACCTCTTGCTATTCTTGGAGTAGAACATAGCTGCAGTGTTGTCACAAAAGATATGCAATGGCCTGTTAATAATCTTTAGCACACTCATCCTTTTTATGAATTTACCAATCCATATAGACTGTGAAGTAGCCTTAAAACATGCCATGTATTCAGCCATCATTGTGGACGTTGCTATGTTCTTTTGCTTCATGCTTTTCCAAGAAATAACACATCATGCCATCATGAATATATAACTTGATGTCTATTTCAATGAATCTTGACATCCTGCAAAGTCTGAACCACAATAACCAATAATTCCCAAGTCTGTACCCTTCCTATAAACCAACTTATAGTCCTTGGTTTTCTGTAAGTACCTCATCACTTTCTTGGCTGCAATCCAATGTGCTTGCCCCAGATTTGACTGATATCTTCCGAATAGACTCAATGCAAAAGATATATCAGGTATAGTGTATACTTGTGCATACATTAAGCTACATGCCACTGAAGCATATGACTTGTCTTCTATTTCCCTTTTCTCAACATCAGTTTTGGGAGACTGCTCCTTGCTTAATTTATCTCCTTTAGTAACTGGCACTTCACTGCCATTGCAGTTTGACATGTTAAATCTTTTTGGAACCTTGTCAATATAACCCTTTTGCGATAGACCAAGTAGACCTCTTTTCCTATCACGTGTAATTTCTATTCCAAGAAAATATGAGGCTTCTCCcatatctttcatctcaaagttATCACTCAACAGGATTTTAGTTTCTTGCAGTAGACTCAAATTTGTGCTTGCAATTAATATATCATCCACACACAGTACCAAGATGATGAAATGTCTCCCACTGGACTTGACATAAATGCATTCATCTTCAGAGTTCTCTACAAAACCATGTGATTGCATAACTTCATCAAATCTTAGGTACCATTGTCTGGATGCCTGCTTTAATCCATATATGAATTTCTTAAGTTTGCAGACCAATTCCCTCTCTCATTCATTGATGAATCCTTTAGGTTGTCtcatatatatttcttcttcAAGTTTTCCATTTAAAAGGGAtgttttaacatccatttgatTAAGAAATAGATCATAGTGAGCAACTAGAGCCATCACAAACCTGAAGGAGTCTTTTGTAGAAACTGGTGAGAACGTTTCATTGTAGTATACTCCTTCTTGTTGAGTGTACCCTTTAGCTACAAGCCTAGCTTTTAGCCTCTATATATTTCCCTTCAAGTCCTTCTTTGATTTGTATACCCATTTACATCCTATAGGCTTGGACCCTTTTGGCAAAACTGCAAGTTGCCAAACTTCATTTTTCTGCATCGACTCAAGTTCTGATTTCATAACTTTTAACCATTCATTTTGTTGCAGACTGTTCATTGCTTCTTTGTAAGTTAATGGTTCTCCAATATCAATGTCAGCCTCATTCAAATACACCACAAAATCGTTTGAGATTGCAGGTTTTCTCAATCTTGTTGACTTTCTGAGTTCAAATGCAACCTGGTTCAATATTTCTTCTTTAGCTTGGTTTGTGTCTGTATTACATTGTCTGCATCATCTTGTTCATTCATTACATCATTATTTGCATTCATTTGTGTTTCATGTATACCATTATCTGTAACTAGAGCAATATGGTCCAAGTCTAAATGGTTGTCTTCACTTGGCATAATATGATGCAATGAATCAGTTGTGACCTCTTCggttttctcttaaaaaaaacaatctcGTTGTTGGTTGCTTCCATTGATctttcttctataaatttcACTTTCCCAGTCTCAACAAATCTATTGGAGTGATTGGGGCAATAGAACTTGTAACCCTTTGTTCCCTGAGGATATCCCACGAAGTAACATCTCACTGTTTTAGGGTCTAGCTTTCTTTCTTGAGGGTTATATACCCTTGCCTAAGCCTTACAACCCAAAATTCTCAAATGCTGCAGACTTGGCTTTCTTTTGTACCACAATTCAAAAGGTGTTGTAGTCACAGATTTGTTGGGAACTCTATTGGATATGTAGTTTGCAGTCTTAATGACATCACCCCATAAGTACATTGGAAAGTTTGTTGCACTCATCATGCTTCTTACCATGTCTTTTAATGTGTGATTCTTCCCTTCTGATACTCTGTTTTGTTGTGGAGTACCAGGATTCGTGTACTGAGCTATTATCCCTTCATTTTGTAAGTAAAGTGCAAAGGGTTCAGGGTTTCTGCCATGCTCAGTGTATCTCCCATAGTATTCACCCCATCTGTCGGATCTCACCACCTTAATTCTTTTCTCTAACTGCTTCTCTACCTCAGCCTTGTAGATTTTAAAAGCCATTAGTGCACTTGATTTTTCAGAGAGCAAATATAAGTGACAATATCTCGAGAAGTCATCCATAAAGGTTATAAAATACTTATAACCATCATATGTTTGCGTGGGGAAAGGTCCACATATATCCGTGTGCACAAGCTCAAGGAGATCAATGCTTCTGGTTGCATCCTTTTTGTGTGAGTTAaccatttttccttttatgcattcaatacatGTGACATGGTGGTgtaattctaactttggcaataTACCAGTTTTGCTCAGAATCTTAACCCTCTTAATCAAAATGTGACCCAATCTTTTATGCGCGAGAGTGGACGATGTCTCACTTTGATTAAGTCCTTTATGTCTAACCATATTAGCCATGTAACAAGATTCTTTGCAGTTAAGTTGAAACATGCCACCAATATGAAAACCATTTCCAATAACTTGCAAATCTTGGTAAATAATGAAGCCACTGTCATTTATTGATAATTCgaaatttttcttaacaagctGACTAATTGACACTATGTTCCTTTTAATTGAAGGTACATAACAGGCATATTGTAATTCCAAAATAAAACTAGACTCTAACTTAATTCTAATTGTTTCAATTAACTTGATAGTAGCTTTGTCTCCAATTCCCACGATCACTGAGATTTCATCCTTTCTTGGCACCTTCTTGTTTATGAAGCCCTGCAAAGAATTTGTCACATGCATCGAAGCACCACTGTCAACCCACCATGAATCTCTAGCAAACTCAGTGTTATTTGTTTCAAAACAAACTAATACTTCACCTTTATAAATTGCAATATTACCTTTTCCCTTGCCACTTCCCTTGCTACTTTCGAGCCACTTCTTATATTTCTGGCAGTTTCTCTTCATGTGGCCGAGTTTCTTGCTGAAGAAACACTTCCCTTTGATGCTTTTGGAGTTCTTATTCACTCCAAGCTTTGATGTATCTTTCCCACTTTCTGGCTTTTGAACACTGTTCTTGAATTCAGTCACCATGTTGACCTTCTTGTCAATTATCTCAGACCTGATGTGTTGTTCTTCATGCACACGTATGGTAATTAATTCATTTAAACTCCACTTCTCTTTATGTGCATTATATGTGCTCTtcaattatgagttttcattagGTAATGAATTAAGTGCTACATGAACCAAGAATGCATCACTCATGGGAACATCCAGTGCATTCAGTTTTGCACCAATGTCCAGCAGCTCCAGTATATGCTCTCTCACACATCCCATACCATTATATTTCTTTGACATAAGATCATTCATGAAATTACATGTTTCAGCTTTGTCTGATTCTTTGAATTTCTCATGGATCGAGGTCAGATACTCCTTTGGATTCTCAGCATCTGGTATTCCTCCCCTCACTATGTCAGACATGGACTTTTTGATTACCAGAAGAGCAATACGATTTGCTTTCAACCACTTTTCATGTTTGGCCTTGACATCAATAGTTGCATCTGTAGTAGGTTTTGGAGGAAAGTCCTCCTTGATAGCTATGTCATGATCCATTAACCCCAGACATATGTCTAAGTCTTGCTTCCACTTTTTGTAGTTTGTACCACATAAGGTTTGAACTGTGTTCACAGCATTCATAACTGAATGAACAACATGCATactttaaaaattaaacatcCCACTAAACTTCATAAGACAAGATTAATTCAACACTTATAAGCTGATGAATTAAAACACTTCTAACACTAACATATGTATTATATCAGTTACTTTCATGGTTGTTTCTAACACTTATGAGCAGATGGAAATACCACATCTGGTATAATGCATATATCATGTTATGCCATTTAAAGTCTAACCATGAAAACATGATCAACACTTATAGGCAGATGAACTGCATCTACGTTATGATTTTAAATGCAATTGTGGACAGTAACTTGATTATattactcatatatttcatggtAAACGGCTAGGGCTTGAATATATGATTTACCtaagtaatatatatatatatactgatcATGCAGACTTTATAGGTACTCATGCACCACACATTCAGCAGATTATATATATGCACGATTATGACTATAACTATAGGTTTTAACTATATAACCGAGGACTCTGAAACCAATTGTTGTCTCCTTAAGGTTATATAACTAAAACACTGCATGCATGTAGTTGATGATACGTAAACACAATGAAACCCTAACCTGATGTAGCTCCTACAACGGCCATGGAGATAGTTTGCACCGAGAAGAAAACACTGAGTCTTCTATGAATTCCCAACTTTAACACTATGCTCAATGGGAAGCCTTTCTCGTGTGTTTTAGGGTTCATAGGGACCGGTATTTATATTGGTCAAAAGACTTAAAGTTCCTTCCACAAAGGAAACACTAAATCTACTTTCATGACCTCCAAGTAATATATCATAATCATGATCGTATAAGGATTACATCAATCCTATTTCCTATATAAGACTCACAATATAAGATTGGCATCTTTGGGTAACCAAATCACAATATATATTATTCTCTAATAATACATTCCTATTCCATGTAGTAGACTATATTAAGGTTGATTTATGCCGAACAAGTCCAACACTTTGATCTTACAATCTTTCccaaacaaggaaaacaaatcatatatatataggctgcAGTAATATATCAAACCGATGAACATACCTCTGAAGATTAGGTTTAATTCTCAGTGATGATCTGGGAATTGATGCAAGTTTTGGTGCATAATCGTGCAATCTCCAGAAAAGTCAGTGACAAATTAAGCAGCGAGAGAGAAtgtggaagagagagaaagaaagagagagagagagagagagagaaccaaaATTCTCTTAACGGtcgtattgattttttttttttaaattttaatgggCTAACGGTTGTATTGTCTAAACGACATCGTTTATTTCAAACCCTTTTAAAAATTAAGTTTCTTCTGTTTCTGGGTTTCGACAGTTCTTGAATGAACACCCAGATGCCCTGGTTTGAGTTCTTGAACAAGAATTTCGAATTCAACAGCAATAAACAAcataggctctgataccacatgtaagataTATGCATACATACCATGTCATAGATCGTAGAGATGCCATTGAATCACAATCATCAAGAACAGATTGTATATGCAGAGATGAGATAGAACACATACCTGCAGCACCAGGTGAAGATGATGAAGCCATTGAAACTCCTTGAAACAGTTAACCTTCTCCTCTTTAGAAATTCGCTAGTGCTCTCAAATAATAGGGCTTTGAATCAAATTGAGCCGTACATTGCAAGAGCAGTGGTTAGCGTTTATATACCGAGCCAATCCTCACTGATCTCCTATTAGAATCAGTGTAGGATTCAACTATCCAATTCATACCAAAACATATGAATAATCACAATCCCAGTACTACTTTAAGTGTTATACCAGAACTACCAATCCCATAAGGATTAGGACTACTAAAGCTTATTAACAAGACTTTTCCATATCCAATTCTCACACTATAACTGGACCTAATGTTATGTTCATACTCATATACTAACATGAGGTGCATTTGAGAGATGTCGACGTTGTTTAACTTTAATTGAAATCatctatttcacaaaaaaatattgaaaaagagatATTTTGAAGGTAGTTTTGacaagtacttttaaaatgattggaaGCTCTTTCAgcgaaaatgtttttgggttctaTAACACGTTATTCTCATATAGGGATTTTATAAGCGGTTCTGATAATCAAGTCATTTTAGATGAATTAAACAGCTCGATGAAAAAGTAAAACATAATTAGCATAATGGAAAATTACTTAATATTATTTGTAAAGTTTTGGGAGGGGCCACGGTCCCGCTGGCCATCAAAGCACAATATGCCACTGATGCCACAAAAATTGTAACTTTTAGTACATGCATCATTCCATTCCCAGAGACACCAAATGCTCTCCTCTCCTTATTCCCCTACCCTTCCAGTAACGATGATATAAATATAAGTAGTTAGTTAAGCAGGACAGGCTGAGGGTGTCTTGATCAACTGCGGGAACTCAATTCTCAGTGGCAGGCTGGTGGGTTTTGTATGCCACGAAAACCAGCTTTTACATTTTTACATACGTTGGTGAGAGCTGCAGCATTTGGACCAGTATACTTCAAATCGATGTCGTGAAGCTGAATGTTTTGGCAAGGAACCTGGCTGCTGCAAATGAAATCTACTGCCACATTTGACGGTGTTGTCCCTCTAATGTTTATGTAGTGGACATCGCTGATCTGCACGTGCGATGGCTGCACAATGTTGAAGAAAGTCGGTAAAAGAAGGTTAGGATTAGGATAattcaagagttcgatatcatTTATCGGTCGTACCAGATGAAAAAGTAATTATATACGGTTATAGGATTAACTAGGTTAACAAACCTGGTTCTTGTTGCATCCCCCAGTGCAGTACTCTTGGTCAATTATAATAGGGTTCCTAACATTCTGCATGATGATGTCCTTGAAAACCATTCCTGATGCCCGACTAGGACCCGATCCTGGCCATGACTTGATTCTAATCCCATTGTCTGTGTTCAAAAATGTGGTCTTCTTCACGGTGATTCCTGTCACGTCATTTTCGTGCTCATACTTGCCAAGGCTACCAACACTGTCATCAACAAAATGGGGACACAATTAGTCCATGAACATTTATGAAGGATCCTAGGGTGGTATATAAGGCATGGTAGCGGAATAATTTATTATGTTAGCAGGCTGTTAATTTAAACCATTAATTAACTCTCTTTCAAATGAATCCATAGTCTAAATTTATGGTAACATAACATATAGATTTATAGCAGAAGAGTATAAATAATAAAGACTCAAATTATACCTAATGCCGTGTCCGGGGCCACAAATTACATTGTTGATGGCAATGTTGGTTGATCCCTGAATCATGCCAATGCAATCATCACCGGTGGCAATGTGAGTTCTGGCGACCTTGACATTGTTGGAGTTGCTGATGTGGATGCCATCAGTGTTGGGGCTTGTTCGAGGGGCAGAGATATTCACTCTGCGAACCCTAACATTCTGGCTGTCAGTGATGAAAAGGTGAACTCCTTTGCTATTGAGGGAACTAATGCCTCGAATGACCCCGTCTCTAACGCCGTTGAATTTGATGTTCTGCATTAATTAATCCAATAATTAAAGCCAGTTTTCTTTCTTATAAATTATGATTTATGAATTACATAAATAAGAGCTCTAACTAGTTGGTAACTTAATGTAGCACTTACAGATGGGAGTGGACTGCAACCATCGCTGGAACTGCCGCAGTCACCAGCGACTTTCCAGGCACTTGAACCTTGTCCGTCAAAGATGCCATTGCCGATAATGACCAAGCCTTCTACATTCTCAAACAAGAACCAGTATGGCTCTTCATATAAGGACAGATCATTCAGGCCTTTTATGGTCCCTAAAACTTGAACAACTACGGGTTTGGAACTGGTGCATGGCCCTTGAAATACCACTGGCCCACTCTTGTATGTCCCCGGTGGGATCAGAACCCTTGATTTCCCAGTGTTGTGGCATGCTGCAAGCCATGTTTTTATGAAATTCTGCAAATAATTATACAAACTCAATTTGTCAGACCCAAAATGAATTAGTATTGTGAGTTATGCACCGTCGTTGTCAGAATGTGTATATGGACCACACATTTATGCAATACAAATAATGTTAGGGTTATCAAATTTGTATACCATGCTTGCATCGTGGTTCCCATCAGGCTTGGCGCCGAAATCTACCACGTTAAAGATCTTCTCATCAGGATCAGCTTTGTCATGGACACCCAAATTACTACCACGGAAAACATCGAACACAGCCGGGGGAATGGCAACCCTGCCGGTGGCTCGAGAGGCCAATGCAGCTAAGCACAAGACAAGAATGGCGTGGCAAGACATTCCTCCAGCAATGGCCATGACCCCCCCCCCTTACAACTCTACAAGATAGCTAGCTAAAATATGATGTAAAGAAATTTACCTACTTTTTTTCCCAGATTACATAACAGGTCTCCGGGGAGAGACTTGACAATTAAAGTGGGGGATGAAATTAATTCTCTTTGAATGCCTGTATTTATACTAcctaaaaaaattgttaattacCCTCCGCTGCGATCTGCGCGGGGAGGCTCGAACTCTACGGTGACGGTTAgattaatta is a window from the Malus domestica chromosome 16, GDT2T_hap1 genome containing:
- the LOC103416768 gene encoding exopolygalacturonase-like, with the protein product MAIAGGMSCHAILVLCLAALASRATGRVAIPPAVFDVFRGSNLGVHDKADPDEKIFNVVDFGAKPDGNHDASMNFIKTWLAACHNTGKSRVLIPPGTYKSGPVVFQGPCTSSKPVVVQVLGTIKGLNDLSLYEEPYWFLFENVEGLVIIGNGIFDGQGSSAWKVAGDCGSSSDGCSPLPSNIKFNGVRDGVIRGISSLNSKGVHLFITDSQNVRVRRVNISAPRTSPNTDGIHISNSNNVKVARTHIATGDDCIGMIQGSTNIAINNVICGPGHGISVGSLGKYEHENDVTGITVKKTTFLNTDNGIRIKSWPGSGPSRASGMVFKDIIMQNVRNPIIIDQEYCTGGCNKNQPSHVQISDVHYINIRGTTPSNVAVDFICSSQVPCQNIQLHDIDLKYTGPNAAALTNVCKNVKAGFRGIQNPPACH
- the LOC108169707 gene encoding uncharacterized protein; the protein is MASSSSPGAAVMNAVNTVQTLCGTNYKKWKQDLDICLGLMDHDIAIKEDFPPKPTTDATIDVKAKHEKWLKANRIALLVIKKSMSDIVRGGIPDAENPKEYLTSIHEKFKESDKAETCNFMNDLMSKKYNGMGCVREHILELLDIGAKLNALDVPMSDAFLVHVALNSLPNENS